GGCATATGGATGTTGTATCTATGTTCGAATTTTCGATGAGACACATTCTTGTTCTACTTTGATTGGCTCTAAATCGAGGGTAGCCTGATTTAGTAAAACAACTATACCTTGTCTTGAACTTCGTGCTATTTTATTACGAGCCGAATTGATGATTAATGTTGAAAAAGAGCTTGAAAGTATGTATAACATTTCTCGGGTTATTTGTTTGACTAATTCAATAATTTCTCTTCATTGGATTAGCAATTCCGCTAAGAAATATGAACCTTTTGTTCAAAATAGACTTCTTAAAATTAGAGAACTTTATGGCATTGAGTTATGGAAGTATGTAGAAATACATCGGAACCCCGCAGATATTATTTCACGTGGatcatctttaaataattttgaagataattttttttggtttgagggccagattttttaaatagtataacaGTTGCATGGCCagtttatgatttaatttttgaaagtacGAAAATATcttaagaatttttaattaacttgcATTGTTTCAAGCAGTGTACATTATCCAGACCTttcttttgttgaaaaatttaatagccGGGAACGTTTACTAAGAGTCACAGCCTGGATATTACGCTTGGTGAATAATTTGAAATTGAGATTAAGAAAACTAAATGGTTTGAGGATCTTAACGTTATTAAGTGATGAACGAGAAGAAGCAATTACTATGTGGATCAAATATGTCCAACGAGACGTTATGACTGCATCTAAGTCAATCAAATGGCGTTCCAATGTAGCAGCCGCCCTTTGGTGGGGCGGAATATTCGAAAGACTTGTACGATCAACAAAGAGGTGTTTAAAGAAAGTACTTACCAATTCTAGACTAACTAATGAAGAATTGATGACAGTCATTCAGGAAGTCGAATGCGTCATCAATAACCGACCATTGACATTCGTTTATGAAGAGGTTGATGACGAAGTGCTCACTCCTAACCATTTAATGTTTGGCCGGAAGTTAAATCTGGAAGCGATAGCAGAAGATTTAAGGATTAATGAACAAGTCGAAATAGTTGAAcaacataaacaaattaatatgg
This portion of the Hydra vulgaris chromosome 13, alternate assembly HydraT2T_AEP genome encodes:
- the LOC136089948 gene encoding uncharacterized protein LOC136089948, encoding MTASKSIKWRSNVAAALWWGGIFERLVRSTKRCLKKVLTNSRLTNEELMTVIQEVECVINNRPLTFVYEEVDDEVLTPNHLMFGRKLNLEAIAEDLRINEQVEIVEQHKQINMVLNHFRTRWKEEYLKDLREHHKVSKGSVKVKRGDVVLIDDASKSRILWKVGIIDEVNLSSDK